One region of Brachyhypopomus gauderio isolate BG-103 chromosome 9, BGAUD_0.2, whole genome shotgun sequence genomic DNA includes:
- the capn3b gene encoding calpain-3b isoform X2 — protein MIPRPFEEEESEEDKHFKGIFQQIAGDDLQITAKELKSVLNKELTKQKGLKTEGFSLDSCRSMIALMDTDGTGRLNLQEFKHLWNKIKQWRSIFIRYDTDKSNTISSFEMRNAVADAGFHLNPQLHDIIAMRYASEHLYLDFDSYICCLVRLEGMFRAFKAFDNDGDGLIKLNVFEWLQLTLYA, from the exons atg ATACCCAGACCttttgaggaggaggagagtgaggaggacaAACATTTCAAGGGCATCTTTCAGCAGATCGCTGGAGAT GATTTGCAGATCACTGCCAAAGAGCTGAAAAGCGTCCTCAACAAAGAGCTGACCAAAC AAAAAGGACTGAAAACAGAAGGCTTTAGTCTGGATAGCTGCAGAAGTATGATAGCACTCATGGAT ACGGACGGGACAGGCCGGCTAAACCTGCAAGAGTTCAAGCACCTATGGAACAAAATCAAACAGTGGCGG TCGATCTTCATTCGCTATGACACAGACAAGTCCAACACCATCAGCAGTTTTGAGATGCGCAACGCTGTTGCTGACGCAG GTTTTCACCTCAACCCGCAACTCCATGACATCATCGCCATGCGTTACGCCAGCGAGCACTTGTATTTGGATTTCGACAGCTACATCTGCTGTTTAGTGCGGTTGGAGGGCATGTTCA GGGCATTCAAAGCATTTGACAATGATGGAGACGGCCTTATCAAGCTCAATGTCTTTGAG TGGCTTCAACTGACCTTGTACGCATAG
- the znf106b gene encoding uncharacterized protein znf106b isoform X1, with product MKCKKKNMQKCHICFHPFERVQMNKHMDSHFHHEVMERLKGGKQRKRKKQKMMSAKVTPESQEAFQQKWQMMNMKWRTVTKRPSNLRNRLQGNSTFPYRSCGLTNPPCQGGVDFPFWQENDSHQSPSASGQQTKTRTLMQKKDQNRFDAGSSSSSRVRRRRLSQVSLKHERIISACGRPSTDEPRASELEQGVHKSLAEAAHPVDSSAGSDGCAVEGVGKRNSSAADSKSTPANPNRLQKSQHDHPNETLFEKTLPAQPVALCLSAKCQRPSSGSQAAEVFFKKKMSKAKKRPSPETKASIAMKKLATPSMDVQKMNEKVEQKDQGPLQTKQALPAEPSRSASKAGVRKPNLTLARDVLASRSNTMEESNLQKLMSSESSQLRVNWGKICQEAPKRNQEGEKVEPRFGTGLLSALASEPQKGAVKAVEKDLTLAAGLQWEFTSSHTAESQTVQMIPMGEDPCRAQSADAPPPPAGPGTQNQDGGTPSTHHALQPNDSAVLRNEQRRCGGISDVGGKEVETSNRITPPNMKVPTYEHVSELLAVSLREKHLSGSLKNTDGRLLQAQAAFCAAYVGALRLLVVRQQVVTEIASLREKRLETLRRLQKTHQRVPHTSTDQPSSLLNHSAESSRRGSGL from the exons ATGAAATGCAAAAAGAAGAACATGCAGAAATGTCACATCTGCTTTCATCCATTCGAGAGAGTG CAGATGAATAAGCACATGGATAGTCATTTTCACCATGAAGTGATGGAGAGACTTAAAGGCGG AAAGcaaaggaaaagaaagaagcaGAAAATGATGAGTGCGAAGGTCACACCCGAGTCTCAGGAGGCCTTTCAGCAGAAATGGCAGATGATGAATATGAAATGGAGAACAGTTACCAAACGTCCGTCCAACTTGCGAAACAGGCTGCAAG GCAACAGTACATTTCCTTACAGGAGCTGTGGACTGACCAACCCGCCCTGTCAAGGGGGCGTCGACTTTCCCTTTTGGCAGGAGAACGACTCGCACCAGAGCCCATCGGCATCCGGGCAGCAGACAAAAACAAGAACGTTGATGCaaaaaaaggatcaaaatagaTTCGATGCAGGTTCTTCAAGTTCCTCCCGTGTGAGGAGACGGCGTCTGAGCCAGGTTTCACTGAAGCATGAACGAATCATATCAGCTTGTGGAAGACCTTCCACCGATGAACCCAGGGCGTCTGAGTTGGAGCAGGGTGTCCATAAGTCTCTGGCTGAAGCGGCTCATCCTGTTGACTCTTCGGCAGGTTCAGATGGGTGCGCTGTAGAGGGTGTTGGGAAAAGGAACAGCTCGGCAGCGGATTCCAAGTCCACACCTGCAAACCCCAATAGATTACAAAAAAGCCAGCATGACCACCCCAACGAAACACTATTCGAAAAAACCCTCCCTGCACAGCCCGTGGCTCTTTGTTTGTCTGCAAAGTGCCAAAGGCCATCTTCAGGAAGCCAAGCAGCTGAAgttttttttaaaaagaaaatgtcTAAGGCCAAGAAAAGACCATCTCCAGAAACGAAGGCCTCGATCGCCATGAAGAAGCTGGCAACACCCAGTATGGACGTGCAGAAGATGAATGAAAAAGTTGAACAAAAAGACCAAGGACCTCTGCAGACCAAGCAGGCTCTGCCAGCCGAGCCGAGCCGATCTGCAAGCAAAGCAGGAGTCAGAAAACCCAACCTGACCTTGGCCAGAGATGTGCTTGCCTCTCGGAGCAACACGATGGAGGAATCCAACCTACAGAAGCTCATGAGCAGTGAGAGCTCACAGTTGAGGGTGAACTGGGGGAAGATCTGCCAGGAAGCTCCAAAGAGGAATCAAGAAGGTGAGAAGGTCGAGCCCAG GTTTGGGACCGGTCTTCTCAGTGCCTTAGCATCTGAGCCACAGAAAGGTGCTGTTAAAGCAGTGGAAAAAGACCTTACCTTAGCTGCAGGGCTCCAGTGGGAATTCACCAGCTCTCACACTGCAGAGTCCCAGACAGTGCAGATGATCCCCATGGGTGAAGACCCCTGCAGAGCACAGTCAGCAgacgcccctccaccccccgcAGGTCCTGGTACTCAGaaccaagatggtggaacaccAAGTACACACCATGCTTTGCAGCCAAATGACAGTGCTGTCTTGAGAAATGAACAGAGAAGATGTGGAGGCATCAGTGATGTCGGAGGGAAGGAGGTGGAGACATCAAACCGA ATTACACCTCCAAACATGAAAGTGCCCACATACG AACATGTAAGTGAATTGTTGGCGGTGTCTCTGAGAGAGAAGCATTTGAGCGGCTCTCTGAAGAACACGGACGGCCGCCTGCTTCAGGCGCAAGCCGCCTTCTGTGCTGCTTACGTGGGAGCACTGCGCCTACTAGTGGTCAGACAGCAG GTTGTTACAGAGATCGCCTCCCTCAGAGAGAAACGCCTAGAGACCCTGCGCAGGTTGCAAA AGACCCACCAGAGGGTGCCACATACCTCTACAGACCAACCATCATCACTGCTGAATCATTCTGCTGAATCATCTCGGAGAGGGAGTGGCCTGTAA
- the znf106b gene encoding uncharacterized protein znf106b isoform X2 yields the protein MKCKKKNMQKCHICFHPFERVQMNKHMDSHFHHEVMERLKGGKQRKRKKQKMMSAKVTPESQEAFQQKWQMMNMKWRTVTKRPSNLRNRLQGNSTFPYRSCGLTNPPCQGGVDFPFWQENDSHQSPSASGQQTKTRTLMQKKDQNRFDAGSSSSSRVRRRRLSQVSLKHERIISACGRPSTDEPRASELEQGVHKSLAEAAHPVDSSAGSDGCAVEGVGKRNSSAADSKSTPANPNRLQKSQHDHPNETLFEKTLPAQPVALCLSAKCQRPSSGSQAAEVFFKKKMSKAKKRPSPETKASIAMKKLATPSMDVQKMNEKVEQKDQGPLQTKQALPAEPSRSASKAGVRKPNLTLARDVLASRSNTMEESNLQKLMSSESSQLRVNWGKICQEAPKRNQEGEKVEPRFGTGLLSALASEPQKGAVKAVEKDLTLAAGLQWEFTSSHTAESQTVQMIPMGEDPCRAQSADAPPPPAGPGTQNQDGGTPSTHHALQPNDSAVLRNEQRRCGGISDVGGKEVETSNRITPPNMKVPTYEHVSELLAVSLREKHLSGSLKNTDGRLLQAQAAFCAAYVGALRLLVVRQQRSPPSERNA from the exons ATGAAATGCAAAAAGAAGAACATGCAGAAATGTCACATCTGCTTTCATCCATTCGAGAGAGTG CAGATGAATAAGCACATGGATAGTCATTTTCACCATGAAGTGATGGAGAGACTTAAAGGCGG AAAGcaaaggaaaagaaagaagcaGAAAATGATGAGTGCGAAGGTCACACCCGAGTCTCAGGAGGCCTTTCAGCAGAAATGGCAGATGATGAATATGAAATGGAGAACAGTTACCAAACGTCCGTCCAACTTGCGAAACAGGCTGCAAG GCAACAGTACATTTCCTTACAGGAGCTGTGGACTGACCAACCCGCCCTGTCAAGGGGGCGTCGACTTTCCCTTTTGGCAGGAGAACGACTCGCACCAGAGCCCATCGGCATCCGGGCAGCAGACAAAAACAAGAACGTTGATGCaaaaaaaggatcaaaatagaTTCGATGCAGGTTCTTCAAGTTCCTCCCGTGTGAGGAGACGGCGTCTGAGCCAGGTTTCACTGAAGCATGAACGAATCATATCAGCTTGTGGAAGACCTTCCACCGATGAACCCAGGGCGTCTGAGTTGGAGCAGGGTGTCCATAAGTCTCTGGCTGAAGCGGCTCATCCTGTTGACTCTTCGGCAGGTTCAGATGGGTGCGCTGTAGAGGGTGTTGGGAAAAGGAACAGCTCGGCAGCGGATTCCAAGTCCACACCTGCAAACCCCAATAGATTACAAAAAAGCCAGCATGACCACCCCAACGAAACACTATTCGAAAAAACCCTCCCTGCACAGCCCGTGGCTCTTTGTTTGTCTGCAAAGTGCCAAAGGCCATCTTCAGGAAGCCAAGCAGCTGAAgttttttttaaaaagaaaatgtcTAAGGCCAAGAAAAGACCATCTCCAGAAACGAAGGCCTCGATCGCCATGAAGAAGCTGGCAACACCCAGTATGGACGTGCAGAAGATGAATGAAAAAGTTGAACAAAAAGACCAAGGACCTCTGCAGACCAAGCAGGCTCTGCCAGCCGAGCCGAGCCGATCTGCAAGCAAAGCAGGAGTCAGAAAACCCAACCTGACCTTGGCCAGAGATGTGCTTGCCTCTCGGAGCAACACGATGGAGGAATCCAACCTACAGAAGCTCATGAGCAGTGAGAGCTCACAGTTGAGGGTGAACTGGGGGAAGATCTGCCAGGAAGCTCCAAAGAGGAATCAAGAAGGTGAGAAGGTCGAGCCCAG GTTTGGGACCGGTCTTCTCAGTGCCTTAGCATCTGAGCCACAGAAAGGTGCTGTTAAAGCAGTGGAAAAAGACCTTACCTTAGCTGCAGGGCTCCAGTGGGAATTCACCAGCTCTCACACTGCAGAGTCCCAGACAGTGCAGATGATCCCCATGGGTGAAGACCCCTGCAGAGCACAGTCAGCAgacgcccctccaccccccgcAGGTCCTGGTACTCAGaaccaagatggtggaacaccAAGTACACACCATGCTTTGCAGCCAAATGACAGTGCTGTCTTGAGAAATGAACAGAGAAGATGTGGAGGCATCAGTGATGTCGGAGGGAAGGAGGTGGAGACATCAAACCGA ATTACACCTCCAAACATGAAAGTGCCCACATACG AACATGTAAGTGAATTGTTGGCGGTGTCTCTGAGAGAGAAGCATTTGAGCGGCTCTCTGAAGAACACGGACGGCCGCCTGCTTCAGGCGCAAGCCGCCTTCTGTGCTGCTTACGTGGGAGCACTGCGCCTACTAGTGGTCAGACAGCAG AGATCGCCTCCCTCAGAGAGAAACGCCTAG
- the churc1 gene encoding protein Churchill, whose product MCAGCVQKEYPDRGNTCLDDGSYLMNFLACANCQQRDFVLISNKTMVDEDEEEIVTYLHKCKNCDHVIARHGYTFSVVDDYQEYTMLCMLCGKAEDSISVMPDDPRQSAPLF is encoded by the exons ATGTGCGCCGGTTGTGTGCAGAAAGAATACCCTGACAGG GGAAACACCTGTCTAGATGATGGATCATATCTAATGAACTTCCTGGCCTGTGCCAACTGTCAGCAACGAGATTTTGTGCTCATCAGCAACAAAACCATGGtggatgaagatgaggaggagatcGTCACTTATCTCC ACAAGTGCAAGAACTGTGATCACGTCATAGCCCGACATGGATACACCTTTTCTGTGGTGGATGATTATCAG GAATACACGATGTTGTGTATGCTGTGTGGGAAGGCAGAGGATTCCATCAGTGTGATGCCAGACGACCCAAGACAGTCTGCCCCCCTCTTCTAG